The Oceanibaculum nanhaiense genome includes a region encoding these proteins:
- the folB gene encoding dihydroneopterin aldolase, producing MYRIFVRDLVLEAEVGVYESEKGKRQRLRLNLELECIDTIAAAGDRLENVFCYHTLVKGIEAILAEGHVNLIETVADRIARHGLEDRRVLTARVTVEKLDVIDKAASVGVTVERRRQ from the coding sequence TTGTACCGAATCTTCGTGCGCGATCTCGTTCTTGAAGCCGAAGTCGGCGTCTATGAGAGCGAGAAGGGAAAGCGGCAGCGCCTGCGCCTCAATCTCGAGCTGGAATGCATCGACACCATCGCCGCGGCCGGTGACCGGCTGGAAAATGTGTTCTGCTATCACACGCTGGTGAAAGGCATCGAGGCAATCCTGGCCGAGGGCCATGTGAACCTGATCGAGACCGTCGCCGACCGCATCGCACGGCACGGGCTGGAGGACAGGCGCGTGCTGACCGCCCGGGTCACGGTGGAAAAGCTCGACGTCATCGACAAGGCGGCCTCGGTCGGCGTGACGGTGGAACGACGGCGGCAATAG
- a CDS encoding 3-oxoacid CoA-transferase subunit B, which produces MSSMTESVARLSRRQIAWRAAQDIENGWYVNLGIGLPTLAASYVPDGREIVFHSENGLLGVGTYPKPGEEDPDLINATKEYVTLAKGASVFKHSDSFTMIRGGHLDLALLGAFEVSLKGDLANWTTEDPNFPPGVGGAMDLAVGAKRIRVLMEHTTRKGEPKIRNVCKYPLTASSVVKRLYTDLAVIDVTEDGLLVVEMAEGLTREALQDVTEAPLTYAATVGVLKAPAVA; this is translated from the coding sequence ATGAGCAGCATGACCGAAAGCGTGGCGCGTCTCAGCCGCCGGCAGATCGCCTGGCGCGCGGCGCAGGACATCGAGAATGGCTGGTACGTCAATCTCGGCATTGGCCTGCCGACGCTGGCAGCCAGCTATGTGCCGGACGGGCGCGAGATCGTGTTCCACAGCGAGAACGGCCTGCTGGGCGTCGGCACCTATCCGAAGCCGGGCGAGGAGGATCCCGACCTCATCAACGCCACCAAGGAATATGTGACCCTGGCGAAGGGGGCATCGGTGTTCAAGCATTCCGATTCCTTCACCATGATCCGGGGCGGCCATCTCGATCTGGCGCTGCTCGGCGCCTTCGAGGTCTCGCTCAAGGGCGATCTCGCCAACTGGACGACGGAAGACCCGAACTTTCCGCCCGGCGTCGGCGGGGCGATGGATCTGGCGGTCGGCGCCAAGCGCATCCGCGTGCTGATGGAGCATACGACGCGCAAGGGCGAACCGAAGATCCGCAATGTCTGCAAATACCCGCTGACCGCGTCGTCTGTGGTGAAGCGGCTCTATACCGACCTTGCGGTTATCGATGTGACGGAGGACGGGCTGCTGGTCGTCGAGATGGCCGAGGGGCTGACCCGCGAGGCGCTGCAGGATGTGACCGAGGCGCCGCTGACCTATGCCGCCACTGTCGGCGTGCTGAAGGCGCCGGCGGTCGCGTAA
- a CDS encoding sulfotransferase has translation MSDSAASPVLIGPVLIGATGGSGTRAIREALIAAGFFMGGTVNHAGDLRHAPPVLDQLINPVLERTGSLDYRLADLPEALAATGLSGLRNVAAKVRDEGNGPALWGWKNPRLMFVLPFLAEALPGLRFIHVVRDGRDIALSDNRQQIDRHFAARHGHAAPKEPDALALAAIRFWSETNLEALACGQALLGERYHLLRLEDATAPDSPVLAKLLQALRPDIDAASLTAAQQAVAHRPGHGRWRDLPAERLAALEEAGRPGLTRFGYI, from the coding sequence ATGAGCGACTCTGCGGCCAGTCCCGTGCTGATCGGCCCCGTGCTGATCGGCGCGACCGGCGGTTCCGGCACGCGGGCAATCCGCGAGGCGCTGATCGCCGCTGGCTTCTTCATGGGCGGGACGGTGAACCATGCCGGCGATCTGCGCCATGCGCCGCCGGTATTGGACCAGCTCATCAACCCGGTGCTGGAGCGTACCGGCAGCCTCGACTACCGGCTTGCAGACCTGCCGGAAGCGCTTGCCGCAACCGGCCTGAGCGGGCTGCGTAACGTCGCCGCCAAGGTACGGGACGAGGGGAACGGCCCCGCACTGTGGGGCTGGAAGAATCCCCGGCTGATGTTCGTGCTGCCCTTTCTTGCCGAGGCCCTGCCCGGCCTGCGCTTCATCCATGTGGTGCGCGACGGGCGTGACATCGCCCTTTCCGACAACCGCCAGCAGATCGACCGGCATTTCGCCGCGCGCCACGGCCATGCCGCGCCCAAGGAACCGGACGCGCTGGCGCTGGCCGCGATCCGCTTCTGGTCGGAAACCAATCTGGAAGCGCTGGCCTGCGGGCAGGCCTTGCTCGGAGAGCGCTATCACCTGCTGCGGCTGGAAGACGCAACGGCGCCGGACAGCCCGGTCCTGGCCAAGCTTCTGCAAGCGCTGCGCCCCGATATCGACGCGGCCAGCCTGACCGCCGCACAACAGGCTGTCGCGCACCGGCCCGGCCATGGCCGCTGGCGCGACCTGCCCGCCGAGCGCCTTGCCGCGCTGGAAGAGGCCGGCAGGCCCGGCCTCACCCGGTTCGGCTATATCTAG
- a CDS encoding gamma-glutamyltransferase family protein — translation MFTTRPEILGTFGVVTSTHWLASATGMAILEKGGNAFDAGVATGFALQVVEPHLNGPGGEVPILLFDRKVGEMEVICGQGVSPAAATIGYYRSLGFDLVPGTGLLAATVPGAFDAWMLMLRDHGTMTLEEVLSPAIAMAENGYPVVPNITKTVDTVRELFATEWTTSAALYLKDGKAPQPGSLFRNVKMAEMYKRVLTEAKAAGGDRIKQIEAARAAWSRGFVAEAIEKFCATTAAIDDSGKRNKGILTAEDMASWQATKEKPTTVEYGRYTVGVIPPWSQGPVLAQQLALLKGYDLDKTDPTGPDFLHLFIESAKLAMADREAFYADSAQVEVPIETLLSEAYNAERRALIGDTASKEPRPGSVPGLTRWMDLEAHKRLGMAPEYAKFSIGEPTVRRDGNVAGDTCHFDIIDRWGNMVSATPSGGWLQSSPTIPELGFCLTNRMQMFWLNEQSAAALAPKRRPRTTLTANMALRDGAPYMAFGTPGGDQQPQWSALMFLHHAHHGMNLQESIDCPALHIDHLVNSFWPRAAKWNHVQVEGRIPAATVEELRRRGHDVTVGGDWSEGRLTAAAQADGLVKAAANPRGMQGYAIGR, via the coding sequence ATGTTCACCACCCGTCCGGAAATTCTCGGCACCTTCGGTGTCGTCACCTCAACCCACTGGCTGGCCAGCGCCACCGGCATGGCCATCCTGGAGAAGGGCGGCAATGCCTTCGATGCGGGCGTGGCCACCGGCTTTGCGCTGCAAGTGGTGGAACCGCACCTGAATGGTCCGGGCGGCGAGGTGCCGATCCTCCTGTTCGACCGCAAGGTCGGCGAGATGGAGGTGATCTGCGGCCAGGGCGTCTCCCCGGCAGCAGCGACCATCGGCTATTACCGCTCGCTGGGTTTCGACCTGGTGCCCGGCACCGGGTTGCTGGCTGCCACCGTGCCCGGCGCCTTCGACGCCTGGATGCTGATGCTGCGCGATCATGGCACGATGACGCTGGAAGAGGTGCTGAGCCCCGCCATCGCGATGGCGGAAAACGGCTACCCGGTGGTGCCGAACATCACCAAGACGGTCGATACGGTGCGCGAGCTGTTCGCCACCGAGTGGACAACCTCCGCGGCTCTCTATCTGAAGGATGGCAAGGCACCGCAGCCCGGCAGCCTGTTCCGCAATGTGAAGATGGCGGAGATGTACAAGCGCGTGCTGACCGAGGCCAAGGCCGCCGGCGGCGACCGCATCAAGCAGATCGAGGCGGCGCGCGCGGCCTGGTCCAGGGGGTTCGTCGCCGAGGCCATCGAGAAATTCTGTGCGACGACCGCTGCCATCGACGATTCCGGCAAGCGCAACAAGGGCATCCTGACCGCCGAGGATATGGCGTCCTGGCAGGCGACCAAGGAGAAGCCGACGACGGTCGAGTATGGCCGCTACACGGTCGGCGTCATCCCGCCCTGGAGCCAGGGGCCGGTGCTGGCGCAGCAGCTGGCCCTGCTGAAGGGCTATGACCTCGACAAGACCGACCCGACCGGCCCGGACTTCCTGCATCTGTTCATCGAGAGCGCGAAGCTGGCGATGGCCGACCGCGAGGCGTTCTACGCCGATTCGGCGCAGGTCGAGGTGCCGATCGAGACGCTGTTGTCAGAAGCTTATAATGCCGAGCGCCGCGCGCTGATCGGGGACACCGCCTCGAAGGAGCCACGCCCGGGCAGTGTGCCGGGCCTCACCCGCTGGATGGATCTGGAGGCGCACAAGCGCCTGGGCATGGCGCCGGAATATGCCAAATTCTCCATCGGCGAGCCGACCGTGCGGCGTGACGGCAATGTGGCGGGCGATACCTGCCATTTCGACATCATCGACCGCTGGGGCAACATGGTTTCCGCCACGCCCAGCGGCGGCTGGCTGCAATCCAGCCCGACCATCCCGGAACTGGGCTTCTGCCTGACCAACCGCATGCAGATGTTCTGGCTGAATGAGCAATCCGCTGCCGCGCTGGCGCCGAAGCGCCGGCCGCGCACCACTTTGACCGCCAACATGGCGCTGCGCGATGGCGCGCCTTACATGGCGTTCGGCACGCCAGGCGGCGACCAGCAGCCGCAATGGTCGGCGCTGATGTTCCTGCATCACGCCCATCACGGCATGAATTTGCAGGAATCCATCGATTGTCCGGCCCTGCATATCGACCATCTGGTGAATTCCTTCTGGCCGCGCGCGGCGAAATGGAATCATGTCCAGGTCGAGGGGCGGATTCCGGCGGCGACGGTCGAGGAACTGCGGCGGCGCGGCCATGATGTGACGGTCGGCGGCGACTGGTCGGAAGGCCGGCTGACGGCGGCGGCGCAGGCAGACGGCCTGGTGAAGGCGGCGGCCAATCCGCGTGGCATGCAGGGTTATGCCATCGGCCGCTGA
- a CDS encoding serine hydrolase — protein MIEAVDALLERWTQPGSPGCVVAVIRDGAVLHKRGYGLAHVELGVPNAPDTVFRIASITKQFTCLAVLMLARDGKLSVEDEVRQHLPELPDYGVPLRIRHLMSNTSGLRDSLEAFRLTGITLMDRRSVAEMMTIILRQEGTNFPPGSAYLYSNAGYVLLSVLIERLSGVSLRDFLQARIFGPLGMASTALLPFDAEPFPRRAQGYAPVEGALWRTGSGFEVCGEGGLVSSVEDMMTWMGIWGAGSHPHLDPLENLAQPAPLTASGPAGGGHARYGYGLMVERYRGLSACGHSGLLPGFTSNILHIPERRLSVICLANSLGVNAYLTTRLIADLMPDMDFPEPPFAKPSPALIERLAKAGPFVDEDSGATLTFSDAEGRLGATRFGTPFTLANSDGGMAYTVFQGGYDVVSAEVAEEPSLALRLTRVDGGIETYRPVASGPTGADLLDDYIGRYRSAELMSDWVIERAGDGLAVRIEGPRGPAPPCPLEPTRPDLLTGRVGWFGAQFRDALRFHREDGRIRGFTLNASRSRGIRFVAVTN, from the coding sequence ATGATAGAGGCGGTGGACGCCCTTCTCGAACGGTGGACGCAGCCGGGATCGCCCGGCTGCGTCGTCGCCGTCATCCGGGATGGCGCGGTTCTGCACAAGCGGGGCTACGGTCTCGCCCATGTCGAACTCGGCGTGCCAAACGCGCCGGATACAGTGTTCCGCATCGCCTCCATCACCAAGCAGTTCACCTGCCTGGCCGTGCTGATGCTGGCGCGGGACGGCAAGCTGTCGGTCGAGGATGAGGTGCGCCAGCACCTGCCGGAGCTGCCGGATTATGGCGTGCCGCTGCGTATCCGCCATCTGATGAGCAACACCAGCGGGCTGCGCGACTCGCTGGAGGCCTTCCGGCTGACCGGCATCACGCTGATGGACCGGCGCAGCGTCGCCGAGATGATGACGATCATCCTGCGGCAGGAGGGCACGAACTTTCCGCCCGGCAGCGCCTATCTCTACTCCAATGCCGGCTATGTGCTGCTGAGCGTCCTGATCGAGCGGCTGTCCGGCGTCAGCCTGCGGGATTTCCTGCAGGCCCGCATCTTCGGGCCGCTGGGCATGGCCTCGACCGCCCTGCTGCCCTTCGACGCCGAACCCTTCCCCCGCCGCGCCCAGGGCTATGCGCCGGTCGAGGGTGCGCTGTGGCGCACCGGCAGCGGCTTCGAGGTCTGCGGCGAGGGCGGGCTTGTGTCCTCGGTCGAGGATATGATGACCTGGATGGGCATCTGGGGTGCGGGCAGCCACCCGCACCTCGATCCGCTGGAAAACCTGGCCCAGCCGGCGCCCCTGACCGCAAGCGGACCGGCCGGCGGCGGTCATGCCCGCTATGGCTATGGCCTGATGGTGGAGCGTTATCGCGGCCTGTCGGCCTGTGGGCATAGCGGCCTGCTGCCGGGCTTCACCTCCAACATCCTGCATATTCCCGAACGCCGCCTCAGCGTCATCTGCCTGGCCAATTCGCTGGGCGTGAATGCCTATCTGACGACGCGGCTGATCGCCGATCTGATGCCGGACATGGATTTCCCGGAACCGCCCTTCGCCAAGCCCAGTCCGGCGCTGATCGAGCGGCTGGCGAAAGCCGGCCCCTTCGTCGATGAGGACTCCGGCGCCACCCTCACCTTCAGCGATGCCGAGGGGCGGCTGGGCGCCACCCGCTTCGGCACGCCTTTCACGCTGGCCAACAGCGATGGCGGGATGGCCTATACAGTGTTCCAGGGCGGCTATGACGTCGTCTCGGCCGAGGTCGCGGAGGAGCCCTCCCTCGCCCTCCGGCTGACCCGCGTCGATGGCGGCATAGAGACCTACCGGCCGGTCGCATCCGGACCAACCGGCGCGGACCTGTTGGACGATTATATCGGACGCTACCGCAGCGCCGAACTGATGAGCGACTGGGTGATCGAGCGCGCCGGTGACGGGCTTGCCGTCCGCATCGAGGGGCCGCGCGGGCCGGCGCCGCCCTGCCCGCTGGAGCCGACCCGGCCCGACCTGCTGACCGGGCGTGTCGGCTGGTTCGGCGCACAATTCCGCGACGCGCTGCGTTTCCACCGCGAAGATGGACGCATCCGCGGTTTCACGCTGAACGCCTCGCGCAGCCGGGGCATCCGTTTTGTCGCGGTGACAAACTAG
- a CDS encoding type 1 glutamine amidotransferase, whose translation MNILVVQNYPGSPPGQLGDSLTARGAALHVVQPLSGDPVPADHAPFDAALILGGAQSAADDAGNPYYAELLPLLRGFHEAGKPLLGVCLGSQLLARVFGKKVYRHSHVEFGFHPLAMTEAGRADPLLAGLPAMPHAMEFHEDTFDLPDEAVLLMTGEGCRHQAYRVGETAYAFQCHIEVTRPMLERWAAEPGSFTANGGADPMPRLQAEMALHLDGSLHFADTVAAGWLDLAARVRQRNGLRKSA comes from the coding sequence ATGAACATTCTCGTCGTGCAGAACTATCCCGGCTCGCCGCCGGGACAGCTGGGGGACAGCCTGACCGCCCGCGGTGCCGCCCTGCATGTTGTGCAGCCGCTCTCCGGCGATCCGGTGCCAGCCGATCATGCGCCCTTCGACGCCGCGCTCATCCTGGGTGGGGCGCAGAGCGCTGCTGACGATGCCGGCAATCCCTATTACGCCGAACTGCTGCCGCTGCTGCGTGGCTTTCATGAGGCCGGCAAGCCGCTGCTGGGGGTTTGTCTCGGCTCCCAGCTTCTGGCGCGGGTGTTCGGCAAGAAGGTCTATCGCCACAGCCATGTCGAATTCGGCTTCCATCCGCTGGCGATGACCGAGGCGGGGCGGGCCGATCCGCTGCTGGCCGGCCTGCCCGCAATGCCCCATGCGATGGAGTTCCACGAGGATACGTTCGATCTGCCGGACGAGGCGGTGCTGCTGATGACCGGCGAAGGGTGCCGCCATCAGGCCTACCGGGTGGGCGAGACCGCCTATGCCTTCCAGTGCCATATCGAAGTCACGCGCCCGATGCTGGAGCGCTGGGCGGCCGAGCCGGGCAGCTTCACCGCCAATGGCGGCGCCGACCCGATGCCACGACTGCAGGCGGAGATGGCCCTGCATCTGGACGGATCGCTGCACTTTGCCGATACGGTGGCCGCTGGCTGGCTGGATCTGGCAGCCCGGGTGCGGCAACGCAACGGCTTGCGCAAATCGGCGTAA
- a CDS encoding GNAT family N-acetyltransferase translates to MSVTIDRLKDSDKADWRRLYNGYAAFYKMPMTDETAERVWGWLHDAEHVQEALVARDATGRVIGLAHFRAMPSPLRGAYAGFLDDLFVDPDVRGSGAADKLLDALNAIAAERGWPVIRWITADNNYRARGVYDRKATRSMWITYEMKP, encoded by the coding sequence ATGTCCGTGACCATCGACCGCCTGAAGGACAGCGACAAGGCTGACTGGCGCCGGCTCTATAACGGCTATGCCGCCTTCTACAAGATGCCGATGACGGACGAGACGGCGGAGCGTGTCTGGGGCTGGCTGCACGATGCCGAGCATGTGCAGGAGGCGCTGGTCGCCCGCGACGCCACCGGCCGGGTCATTGGGCTTGCGCATTTCCGCGCCATGCCCAGCCCGCTGCGGGGCGCCTATGCCGGCTTCCTGGACGATCTGTTCGTCGATCCCGATGTGCGCGGCAGCGGCGCCGCCGACAAGCTGCTGGACGCGCTGAACGCTATCGCCGCCGAGCGCGGCTGGCCAGTCATCCGCTGGATCACCGCCGACAACAACTACCGGGCGCGCGGCGTCTATGACCGCAAGGCGACGCGCAGCATGTGGATCACCTATGAGATGAAGCCCTGA
- a CDS encoding flagellar basal body-associated FliL family protein, which produces MSDQLGTHADGGAPEVKKLPVGKLILLILLPILLIGGAAAGLFLTGMLGGKKSASPAATQETAPPPKTSGGHYTSLSDFILTLRTESGEARVVMVTISLQVSSQEQNAIVKSGDAKLRDAINMLLSEQPLQNYSDPMELNNLRAMLADEIRRILPNLNLLGVHLTRVRVQ; this is translated from the coding sequence ATGAGCGATCAATTGGGTACCCATGCCGATGGCGGCGCGCCGGAAGTAAAGAAGCTTCCGGTCGGCAAGCTGATTCTGCTTATCCTACTGCCGATCCTGCTGATTGGCGGCGCGGCGGCCGGGCTGTTCCTCACCGGTATGCTGGGCGGCAAGAAGTCGGCTTCCCCGGCCGCCACGCAGGAAACCGCGCCGCCGCCCAAGACCAGCGGCGGGCATTATACATCGCTGTCGGATTTCATCCTGACGCTGCGGACCGAGAGCGGCGAGGCGCGCGTCGTCATGGTGACGATCAGCCTGCAGGTCAGCAGCCAGGAACAGAACGCCATCGTGAAATCGGGCGATGCCAAGCTGCGCGATGCCATCAACATGCTGTTGAGCGAGCAGCCCCTGCAGAATTATTCCGACCCCATGGAGCTGAACAATCTGCGCGCCATGCTGGCCGATGAGATCAGGCGGATATTACCGAACCTCAATCTTCTCGGCGTGCATCTGACCCGGGTGCGGGTGCAGTAG
- a CDS encoding ABC transporter ATP-binding protein, which yields MGRLEIAGVSRVFRGRDTLVEALRPVDLSVGEGEFVALLGPSGCGKSTLLRMAAGLDHPDSGTIQLDGRPVEKPGPERGMVFQQPALYPWLTVRDNVAFGLIEQGMGRNDARSRADSLLAQVGLEGFAGQYPKTLSGGMQQRVALARALAPDPSVMLLDEPFGALDTQTRSLMQELLLAVWERNRKTVLFVTHDIEEAIFLAGRVVVLTARPGTVKAEISIDLPRPRDYHIRTTPAFSALKAQLTDLVRDESLRAAELAV from the coding sequence ATGGGTAGGCTTGAGATTGCCGGCGTCAGCCGGGTTTTTCGCGGACGCGACACCCTTGTCGAGGCGTTGCGCCCGGTCGATCTTTCCGTCGGCGAGGGCGAGTTCGTGGCGCTGCTCGGCCCGTCGGGCTGCGGCAAATCCACCCTGCTGCGCATGGCTGCCGGGCTGGACCATCCCGATAGCGGTACCATCCAGCTGGATGGCCGTCCGGTCGAGAAGCCCGGCCCGGAGCGCGGCATGGTCTTCCAGCAGCCGGCCCTCTATCCGTGGCTCACTGTGCGCGACAATGTCGCCTTCGGCCTGATCGAACAGGGCATGGGCCGCAACGACGCCCGCAGCCGGGCCGACAGCCTGCTGGCCCAGGTCGGGCTGGAGGGCTTCGCCGGGCAATATCCGAAAACCCTGTCCGGCGGCATGCAGCAGCGCGTGGCACTGGCCCGCGCGCTGGCCCCCGACCCCAGCGTGATGCTGCTGGACGAGCCGTTCGGCGCGCTCGACACCCAGACCCGCAGCCTGATGCAGGAATTGCTGCTGGCGGTGTGGGAACGCAACCGCAAGACCGTGCTGTTCGTGACCCATGATATCGAGGAGGCGATCTTCCTGGCCGGCCGCGTCGTGGTGCTGACCGCACGGCCCGGCACGGTCAAGGCGGAGATATCCATCGACCTGCCCCGGCCGCGCGACTATCACATCCGCACCACGCCGGCTTTTTCCGCCCTCAAGGCGCAGCTGACCGATCTGGTGCGCGACGAAAGCCTGCGCGCGGCGGAACTGGCGGTATGA
- a CDS encoding peptidylprolyl isomerase, whose protein sequence is MTRLKTLAATALLALGILFTGASQSEAAKMENMLYLDLEHGRVVIELKPDLAPKHVARIKELVRAGFYDGIVFHRVIEGFMAQTGDPTGTGRGGSGKKIPAEFNSAPFERGTVGMARSQNPDSGDSQFFICFKPAPFLNGQYTVWGQVVEGMEFVDKIKRGEPPADPDKIVKMTLAEDAK, encoded by the coding sequence ATGACACGCCTGAAGACCCTCGCCGCAACGGCCCTGCTGGCCCTCGGCATCCTCTTCACGGGCGCCAGCCAATCAGAAGCCGCCAAAATGGAAAACATGCTCTATCTCGATCTTGAACATGGCCGCGTTGTCATTGAGTTGAAGCCGGACCTCGCCCCCAAGCACGTCGCCCGCATCAAGGAGCTGGTCCGCGCCGGCTTCTATGACGGTATCGTCTTCCACCGCGTCATCGAGGGCTTCATGGCCCAGACCGGCGACCCGACCGGCACCGGCCGTGGCGGCAGCGGCAAGAAGATTCCGGCGGAATTCAACAGCGCACCGTTCGAGCGCGGCACCGTCGGCATGGCCCGCTCGCAGAACCCGGACAGCGGCGACAGCCAGTTCTTCATCTGCTTCAAGCCCGCCCCCTTCCTGAACGGCCAGTACACCGTCTGGGGCCAGGTGGTCGAGGGCATGGAGTTCGTCGACAAGATCAAGCGCGGCGAGCCGCCGGCAGATCCCGACAAGATCGTGAAGATGACCCTGGCCGAAGACGCCAAGTAA
- a CDS encoding FadR/GntR family transcriptional regulator produces MIDFVAVAPVRQSKLADQLYEQIMLHIVNGSLDVGEKLPSEAQLCQLFSVSRPVVREALSRLRADNVIASRRGSGTYVMSKPTPELVRLAPSGVLAELLRCYELRLALEGEAAYLAAKRREKSDLAAIEKALEYFNTYLGAGDDEEGAEADFSFHMAIATATKNALYVKTLHMLHTTARDGIKLARQLSKLRSEPMDLVRTEHARIYKAIEKRNPGAARNAMRSHIDNSRLRMVGQLLDE; encoded by the coding sequence ATGATCGATTTCGTGGCGGTGGCGCCGGTGCGCCAAAGCAAGCTGGCCGATCAGCTTTACGAACAGATCATGCTGCACATCGTGAACGGCTCGCTGGATGTCGGCGAGAAGCTGCCATCCGAAGCGCAGCTGTGCCAGCTCTTCTCGGTCTCTAGGCCGGTGGTGCGTGAGGCGCTGTCGCGGCTGCGCGCCGATAACGTCATCGCCTCGCGGCGCGGCTCGGGCACCTACGTCATGTCGAAGCCGACGCCGGAGCTGGTGCGCCTCGCGCCGTCCGGCGTGCTGGCCGAACTGCTGCGCTGCTACGAGCTGCGGCTGGCGCTGGAGGGCGAGGCCGCCTATCTCGCCGCCAAGCGGCGCGAGAAGAGCGATCTGGCCGCGATCGAGAAGGCGCTGGAATATTTCAACACCTATCTCGGTGCCGGTGACGACGAGGAAGGGGCGGAGGCCGATTTCAGCTTCCACATGGCCATCGCCACCGCTACCAAGAACGCGCTGTATGTGAAGACGCTGCACATGCTGCACACCACGGCGCGCGACGGCATCAAGCTGGCCCGTCAGCTGTCGAAGCTGCGCAGCGAGCCGATGGATCTGGTCCGCACCGAACATGCCCGCATCTACAAGGCAATCGAGAAGCGCAATCCCGGCGCGGCCCGCAATGCCATGCGCAGCCATATCGACAATTCCCGTCTGCGCATGGTCGGCCAGCTGCTCGACGAGTAG
- a CDS encoding 3-oxoacid CoA-transferase subunit A — MIDKRMATLAEAVAGIKDGSTLLVGGFGSAGAPTELIHAVLDQGARDLVVVSNNAGVGTEGLAALMAARRVRRIVCSYPRSGGSVVFDELYAKGEIELELLPQGTISERLRCAAAGLGGYYSPVGVGTKLAEGKELREIDGRTYVLEMPLRADVALINAHRADRWGNLIYRLSSRNFAPDMAMAADLTIVQTEGFVELGDLDPDNIHTPGIFVDRVVHVEKKA; from the coding sequence ATGATTGATAAAAGAATGGCGACCCTGGCGGAAGCCGTCGCCGGAATCAAGGACGGCTCGACGCTTCTGGTCGGCGGGTTTGGCTCGGCCGGAGCGCCGACGGAGCTTATCCATGCCGTGCTGGACCAGGGGGCCAGGGATCTGGTGGTGGTGTCCAACAATGCCGGTGTCGGAACCGAGGGGCTGGCGGCACTGATGGCCGCGCGCCGGGTCCGGCGCATCGTCTGTTCCTATCCGCGCAGCGGCGGTTCGGTCGTGTTCGATGAGCTGTACGCCAAGGGCGAGATCGAGCTGGAGCTGCTGCCGCAGGGCACGATCAGCGAGCGACTGCGCTGCGCCGCAGCGGGCCTGGGCGGCTATTATTCGCCGGTCGGTGTCGGTACCAAGCTGGCCGAGGGCAAGGAGCTGCGGGAGATCGACGGCCGCACCTACGTGCTGGAAATGCCGCTGCGCGCCGATGTGGCGCTGATCAATGCGCACCGGGCGGACCGCTGGGGCAACCTGATCTACCGCCTGTCTTCGCGCAATTTCGCGCCCGACATGGCGATGGCGGCGGATCTGACCATCGTTCAGACCGAGGGTTTCGTCGAGCTGGGCGATCTGGACCCGGACAACATCCATACGCCCGGCATTTTCGTTGACCGGGTCGTGCATGTGGAGAAGAAGGCATGA
- a CDS encoding PilZ domain-containing protein, with amino-acid sequence MMERVKSLFRAPRLANRRRHPRYPVSASVEILHAGAVRRDAEITDVSAGGALLIPTQDIEPGQDIEIFHPSSTMRVTAQVIANDSVGTRVCFLSEGAGTIVAVWLRGLHARPVADGQPG; translated from the coding sequence ATGATGGAACGTGTTAAGTCGCTGTTTCGCGCACCGCGCCTGGCCAACCGGCGCCGGCATCCCCGTTATCCAGTCAGCGCCAGCGTGGAAATCCTGCATGCGGGCGCTGTGCGGCGCGATGCGGAGATTACTGATGTGTCGGCTGGCGGGGCGCTGCTGATCCCGACCCAGGATATCGAGCCGGGGCAGGATATCGAAATCTTCCATCCCAGCTCGACGATGCGGGTTACCGCGCAGGTGATCGCCAATGATTCGGTAGGCACGCGGGTCTGTTTCCTGTCGGAAGGGGCCGGTACCATTGTCGCGGTCTGGCTGCGCGGTCTCCATGCGCGCCCGGTTGCCGATGGGCAGCCCGGCTGA